In Euphorbia lathyris chromosome 2, ddEupLath1.1, whole genome shotgun sequence, the sequence aagaagaagtagGAGAGCAAGAGTTAGAGAAGCTGGAGATGGAAGCGGAAGAAATGGCGAAGAAAATTCTTGAATACAGAGCTACTCTTCCTGACCAGCTTAAGACTACCTTAACTTCAATTCTTTCTTCCCAGCGACCTAGTCTTCCCGATATTGATTCTGGGTCGGATCCCGGACCTGCTAGAGAGTCTACTTCAGGTCAGTTCTTTTCTTCATTTCTAGGGTTTTATACTTTTGTTTTGCTCCAACTGGTCAAAATTCAGAATTTCAGTGATTTCTTGGTGTGTTTGTGAGCAAAAGTCTACCCTTTATTTAAGACTTCTTGATTAGTGAAGGTGTTAAAAGGAATTCTTTGTTTATGTTTGTTTTATTTGGAAATTGAAAACAACATCCTGTGGAAAAGATTGTCTTCTGCTTCTTCATTTCCATTATGTTGgattttgaaaaagaaaaaatgagtGGTTGAGCCTGTAACTAGAATATGTATTATGAATACCTAAAATGGGTTTCTTAATGTCTACTTCTTTGGTTGTAAGGTATGAACTATGAAGTATAGGAATGTGGCATCTGAAGAGCCTAGTTGTGTTACCTGTGTGTATTATATGTATTGCTTGTATTATCACTGGTCTCAATTTGGAGAAATGTGCATCTCTGTGCTCCCCTTCCATCTTGTGAATGAAAGCTGCTTTCGGAAATGAGAAACTATATGTTGCAATTAGATTATTTCTTGTTTTCTGCTTGATGGCTGTATGAAAAAGTTCTCAGTAGGTTGCTCCGTTGCTTTAGCAACTGCAATTGCATATATCTAGGCATATTCATATTAGTGAACTGCTCAAGATAGTTCGTAGTTTATACATCTGCAGTCCTCTCCTCAGAATGGTATTGCAGTATGAacttcaaaaaaattcactattTTTGCAAGGCCATAAAGGTCTATTGAGCGCCTTGAGCCGATTAATTCTTAATAAATTAGTGTTTGCGGTAACTAGTCCTCTAGCATTATGACCTTTACCACTGAGGAACAACCGGAGATTAGATCTCATGTTCTTTTTACGAAGTTCTGTTATAGTATCTATAACTGCTTGATTAGAATATCTATCCATCTGTAATGGAAACTTCATtagtagaattttttttaatcagatTGTGCTACTTTGAAATCCGATGGTTGGTTTGGACGATCCTATTTCGTCAAAATACCTAGCGACGAACTCCAATTATCTGTTGATTGTATGAAAGGATTAACTCAGTTGCTCACTGTTATGAGTGGAATGCTTATATATCTCGCCTGGTCTTTTGGAAGTGCTTTCAATCTCAACCTAGTCAAATGTTCTATTGAGATATTTTCTGCTGATTCTGCTATTGTTTATATGTTTTCTAAGTGTGAATGCGTAATCGCTTAACACTGTTATTCctatagtaattttttttaaattaatgtaCAGATTCAGGAGAACAGGGAAAATCCAGTCAACCAGCATTACCAACTGTAAGAGACCAAAAAAATGCCGAGAAACTACGTCTGTTGAAAGAACGAATTTCAAGCAATATTTCCGCCATGCCAATTGTAACAAATAGGGTTAAAGAGTGTATGTCAAAGATTGAAAACCTTGATTCTTACAGTGGAAGCATACATCCagcttttaaaaagaaaaagactaGCTGATCAGGCACAATGCAAATCTTGGATGACTTTTTACATTTGGTGTTAGTTTGAAAATGGGGTTTGATCTGATTGACTGATGTAGAATTTGTAGAATGGATCCAAGCATCCAGATGTGGAAAGCAAGGAAATTTAGTGACCAAATGTCTCTCACCATCCTAATATTTTGAAGTTCTCCTTGTGTTGTAATCACTTGAAAGCATCACGTTTGTACTATAATGTGAATATTTTGAAATCAACTTTTACCTGAGTTTAATTAGTAACTGCAATAAAGAGAATGATATTGttgtaaaaacaaaataaaaaaataacaaaaatgccACTTTGATACTTTAAAGACTGAAACTTTTATCTGAGTTCAATTATAAATTGTATTAAGTGTttcattttgttatttttacaGATAATTCAGACAACTTGAATTCGTTTATTTTCACTAAAAATTTCACCGGATTGAGAGTAGACaatgaattttattttgagAGAATTTGTTGGATAAAAATTCTCTCCACCACATCATCAATTTAATCAATGATACAAAAATTCTCAGAAAAAATTCAGTCCTCAAAGTGTGAAAGCCTTTGCTTATTCAAACTTATAAAGCAAAAGACTATTCAGAAATCAGGCTAATCCTAAACAGTGGCATCCtctaattttatctttatactTCATACCATGCAAGAAAAGATAAGAAACTTGCAGTTAACTAAGAAGTAATGAATCAATACTTTCATGAAAGAAAATTTGTACATTCAGAACATTAATGGATTTTGTGGTTGCAGAACTCAAAACTCTGCTACATCCTAATAAAATCAGCACCAAATAATCCATAATCAAATTGCAGTCATTTGAGGAGCAAACTGGACTGGCAAGGAAAAAAAGGTCAAGCCTAAGTGCTCATTTAATTCTCCTTTTACCAAGAGACctaaaatgtttagttaaaattgagaaCTGGATGTTGATAGCTATTTTGGAAAGAAAACCAACTAATATCTACCAGCAACAGCAAATAGTAACAGCTAAACATTATTCGATTTGAAGAACAGATGCATGATAGTATTTTCATCTCAAGAAGGTGCAAACACCCTTGTAATTGGCCCTGAATTGTGATGCAACTGGAGAGTAACAATTGAACTACTCAACACAAACACTTCATAAATGTGAAGTTAGCCACTATGAAAACAAACTGCCTTCATTGTTTCCCTAATTGCTTCTCATATTCATGTAATATACATCAAGTATAATTTGCAAGAGGGTACAGATTACAGACCAGTGTACAAtgagatcaaattaataaaaaaatgaccaCAGTTTCATATTCATAATGCTAAAGCTCTACAGCTAATCACATCATCCTCAGAATTTAATCTGGGTATGGAAGAACTGATCATTACCCCTTCcatatttttagatttttcaaTATCAAAAACCACTGTGCTAAGTCCCTTACCTATGATGAATATCTTCTTCCCAATTGCTACCAGCCGACAAGGCGGTCTCGTAAGCAACTGTGATAGCCTTCCAACTGCCAACCAATCCCTCTCATTCTTCCGCCACATCATCAGCCTGGTTCCTGAACTCTGATCCAACACATATAGGGTACCATCCACGACGACTGCTGGACCATGCCAGCCGGACACCATGTCAGCATCTGCGTGCTGCCACGTTCCGTTCAAAGGATCATATAGAACTGCATATACATGTGAAGACACAACAGAGGCACCACAACGGATATAAATCTTGCCATCCAAGACTATGGAATCCTCAACATCATAGATAACATTAGAATCAGAATGCAATTCCCATATGTTCGTGTGAGGATCATAGGTGTCCCAAGAATGTGGATCACACGATTTTGAACCTAATCCACCAATGGCATATATTTTCCCATCCAACGCTTGACAAGCAAAATAGCACCTGAATGAAGTCCCAAGtaatttcatattaaaaaaagttcTAGATTCTTAAAATAGATAACCAAAACTGGCAAATTACAAAAGAACTTCTAGTTCAGACTTCAGCATCCAGTTCAACAAGTGCACATGTATAGCAAGCAGTAAGCAGAAAACTTTGGACAAGCAGATTCCAAACAAGCACTGAAGTATCTTCAAATGTTATATAACATCCACCAAAAGGGAAAAAGATAGGTAACATAATTGAAAGGAAATCACTTTCTGGTATGACTATGAATGAATAACAAATAAAACTCGAGCAATTTTTCATACTGCAAAGCAAATAATTACTTTCACCGAACAGTAGAACATACAATGAATTGCTTGAAAGTGGGGTAAAATACATAGATGGTCACTGAAGTTTAGGGTCTCTTTTCTATACACAAATTGGCAGGATGACATTATTGAAATCAAATGTTATGTTaactgattttatcaaaagGATATATTTATGAAATAACCACCAAACTCAGTAACCGTCGGTGCAATTTACCCCTTGAAAATTTCATGCATCAaagcaaaaaaatattttaccaTCATAATTTTTCGTAATAGCTCACCAGCACCAAACATTTACGACCCAATATGAAGTGTACTCAAGTTATCAGTAGCAAACTACCACTAAATGCAGACAGCCAAAAATAGGGGCACAGGTGGAATTGTTTAATACCTTGCAGTAGACATGGAAGCAGCCTCACTCCATGAGTTCCTTGAAATATCAAAGCAGTAGGCCTCATCAGTAGCATCTTCAGACCAACCACAACCACCTAAGAGATAAAGCTTCTTCCCTAGTGCTTCAAAGCCAACACCTTTTCTCTTCAAACAGCGAGGTGGAAGCCCTTGGATGAGCTTCCAATACCTTCTTGAAGAATCAGGATCCAATACGTAACAGCACATCTGCTCAAACTTGTCTCGACACAAAGCGTAAATCCAAGTCTCACTCAAATTGTGTTGTTTTCGATAAGCATACCACTCTTGACTGCAGACTAAATCTCTCCATCTCCTGCAAACGCACTTCAGCACTGTATGGTACTTCCTAGGTACTCTTGCCAAGCAAAAAAGAGCAATGTCATCTGGAAGCCCAGATATCAACTGAGTTTGCCTATCTTCAAGTTGGAGGATTCTCTCTTCCATATGCTCTAATCAGAACCCAGATACGATTGAAATTGAAATCCTACAATATagatcaaaacatttaaaaaagagaagagtttgcacctaataacAAACCCACATTGTAAAACCTCAAGAACAAGAATTAGTTCAGATACCTAATTTTTGTACTAAAGATCTCTATATCAAAGCCCCAAGTTGGTTTAGTCTCAGAATTTGAAATTCAGTTCGATAGATGTGCATATTCCATAATAcagtaaatgtatatatatcttttcacTCTCTCATGAATTTTAGTAGCAGATCGACAAACAGATCGCAAATGGAACTAAAATAGAAGGGATTAAGCCCCTCTATCCCGCTTGCTCGAGAAATCCAATAGAAGGAAACAACAAAAGCGATTGGAAACCTAATTAAATTGCAAAATCCCAAAGCAAATTCAGAGATTTTAGCAGTCGGAAGGAAAATGAGAAAAGTAATTCTACGAATACGAGTTAGGAAACTTACCGATGAAATCGAACGAAGCTGTAGAATATTTTTGGTTGCTTGGTCTATAAACAAACGTGTCTACCAATTCGCATTCTCACATTTCTTCTGTCAAAACTTTTCTAAGCTGCCTTTTGTAATTAATCCTTCCTCAGGGGTAAAATAGGGAAACTAAAATAAAGCTTCTCATTTTTCGAACTCTTAAATTGGTCTTTAATACaaaaaaggtaaataaaaaaaactatcatatttacactttttttttttttttttgtcaatggtatgaatgtgattttttttggaCCAAAAGATTAGTTTATAGATGATATTTTAGATTGATACGGTTGAAATGATCGTTGcgaatttttaaattgaaattttttaaaaattgatgatattatttaactttttaattttgcagCCATTTAAGTGTTATTTGGTAAGGgagaaaataaatatttagaaaGAGTTTTTTCAACATACAAggaatgtaaaataaaatctggTGGGACAGTACATGACTCTACAAATTCTGACAATGAATGAGAAGACCTAGCTAAAGCATGAGCCACCTCATTTGCAGAACAAACCTATAAATCTGACATAAATGTTATTGATACTAGAAATAAGACATTTATAATCGTCTATAATTGAACCATAAGAAGAACGAAAGTATGCTTGATGAATATGCTCCACCAGTGACAGCGCATCTGACCCCACCTCCACACCACCCAAACCTTTGAGTTTGATCCACTTAAGATCCTCTCGAATACCAATAGCTTCATCTTCCCTAACCGAAAAGTTTCCAGCAACATGAGAACGAATAATAAATGGTTTGTAATTTTTGGACAAGACCTGTTAAAGCGTCAACTGCTTGTGGGTTGCTCAGTCTACTGCAGTTCTATGCTAATAGATTCGTGATGATGGGTGAGCATGTCCAGTAGCAAAGCCCATCTGAAACCTGTTTTTTGTATCCATAAGTAGACTATTATTTGGAACTGCCTCCTCCCCTCATTTAAAACATCCTCTTTCCTTCTACTTTTACTTCAATAACCACAATATCTTCTCTAGACCCATGTTCTGACCCATGATTTATACCTCCTTCATAATCAACTGTCATATTAATTATTCCATTACTGTCGTCATTAGTCCCACGATTAATGGGAGTTTGTTCAACCGTTTTGGTCTTTTCCATAGTAATTGACCCATGAATTACACTTCCTTCATAACTAACCGTCCtattaattatttcattaatgTTGCCATTAGTCTCACGATTAATGCCACCAAATATGGAAGTTTGTTCAACATTTTCTATAGTAATTGATCCATTATTTACTCATCCTTCATAATCAACTATCATATtaattattctactaatgtcGTCATTAGTCCCATCATTAATGCCACTAAATATgggagtttttttttatcttaccaCCACGCTCCACCACCACTCCCTGGTCATCGCCGCTGATGTCTGACCGGACCCTCAATAACCAGCCATTTTGCACTTTTGTTGGATTGCTTTCTTCCGGTCTGAACAAGCATATGAGAGCCATAAAGCTTTTCAACTTCTCCATCAATCGAATCATAAAATTTTGGACATGAGAAATCTGTATGGTCTAAAAAGCCACACATaaaacaaaatttttttttctctcgtAGCGAAATTCTGCCCAGAACCCATCTCTGTTGGTCATCTTATTCTCCTTATAGCGGCTTTCGGACATCTATAGAGATACGAACTCTCATATACTCTCTCCAAATACCTTGAAAGTTACTGGGATCAGAGAAGATAAATTTTTCTACATGATTTTCAATAATCACAACCACCCTTTCAGACATGAATCCATGGGGAAGATTGTAAATATGAATCCAAACATCTATGTAAAAAAGTGAAATTTTAGCTGGTAGTTCATGTTGATTCATTTGATGTACAATCAGAATCTTTTTCTCAAACACCTATGGACCATCATACACTCTTCTCGCATCAATCTCATGAAAAAATTGAAAGAGGAATAAATTAGGGTTGATGGATCGTATGCATATTCCTTTTCCTGGTTTCCATAGGGAAACCAAAGTATCTCACATTGGTTGAAAATCCACGGGTTTATCAGAAAGGAATCTACCAACCAGACACTATCTTAGATATACCTGCTCAGAATTGAGATCTCCATCATCAATCAGAATATCTCTATTTTCCTCTTCCTCCATACTCAAATTGGTATACATAGTCTCGATACTACTTGACTACGCCATGAAGCAAAacaacacaaaacaaaacaaaacttgTTATCGGAAACAAGAGAAAACAAAACTTGTTATAGAAACAAGACAAAACAAAACTGGTTATTAGAAACAAGACATATCATGTATGATCTAAAATTAAAACATAGATGAGAGGAGAAGAAAGACAAGCTTTCTTTTTTAGGGTTTAGGCTTTTTCattgaataaatatatttagagagataaatctccaaaaatggtgattttagaaaataaaaaatttggttgcATAGTAAAAgtggtactaaacaattttGGTTTTTGACATTTTCCATTTTGATATCGTTAGCAGTCATTTTTATagtatcaaattaaaaaatcgTTTTTAGCAAAGCGAAAAACCTTAGTCATCTCCTGATCGCAAAAACAAATCACAAGCATGGAATTGACAAAAAAGTGTAACCACATGTTTTTTAATTTACCCTTCAAAATATCATCTCAATTCTCCTagtttttttgattttttaattaaactaGTCGAAGACTCCTGCATTATGTGGgttaattatataatattttttaactaatttttctttattttatcagcTTTAATCCATCGGTGAACCTGGACTAATTTGATGGACAGTAGCGCTAAGTTCATTATTTTATTGAACCTTCATACACCTAAGAAGTTTTCAATTACATCACTGTAAAATATAATCTGAAGTTGGATGTCTAAGATGTAGCATGTTACTTAGCATGATAACTTGGAAAATGGAGTAACCCACTTGAGCTATGGAAAGAAGAAAATGGAAGTTGGAAATGTGGAATGCCCTATGATTAAGGTATTAATGTCGAATGAGGGTAATGATGAGCTTGAAGAGATAGATCATGAAAAGCGAGTTTGGGTTGAGGAAGATAAAAATGAttccgagaatgagctagatAGTGATGATGAATTTGATTATGATCAGGATGAGTTTAAAAATGAGATTGGAAAAGGGAAGAACGATTCTAAGAATGAGCTAGATAATGATGAtgaatttgattatgatgaGGATGGTTTTGGAAACATTGAGTGGAACCGATATGGGGGTActtatgaagatgatgatgacGACGACGACGATGATGACGAGGATGTTATATGTGACTCGCTTGAGAGTTATGACCCGCTTGAGAGTAGTACTTTCGAGGATGAGCATGTTGTTCATTTGATGTAAAGGTGCTAATGTCTAGTGAGGAAGAGCATGGCCTAGTGCATCAATTGTTCAAAACTCGATGCTTGGTTCTTGGGAAGAAATGTGAGGTCGTAGTCGACGAAGGAATCCAAGAGAATATCATTAGTCAAGCCGCTTTGAGCAAGTTTGGTTTGGTTCCCAAACGACACCCTATACCTTATCACATTGGTTGGATCAACGATGAGGAGAAGCTTCTAgaaatttatttattcaatttttaggtTATATagaaatattaaaaattgagaTTTATAGTTTCCTTTAAGCAGTTAATTAACCTAAAGAAAGAGACTCTTATGATTATTGATTCATATTGTTTGCAGTTACTGACTTCTAATTTGAATTTGATTAAATTGGTAGCTTAAGTTTAGTTGATAAAGAATATGATATAGGCTTTAATAGGTGGTTGAATTCAAACTTGAGAATTAAAGCTTCAACTATGAGGTGACATGATTAAAcattttatcctttttatttctatttgagattattgtcattttgtttatatttaagatatgaTAACTCACTGGGAAAAAGAATTGATACCTCTTTTATGAGTCCTTTTATTCATTCTTACATATAGAGtgttaacttttaattattattttcccAATTTCGCTGCTCATATGGCAACTCTAAATAATTGCTCTCTTTTTGTAGTTCACTGCAAGGAAGTAAGCTGACCGGAAAGATTTCTAAACAATCACGTTTTAcaacttaaatttttttagcctaTTCAGTATGTCGTTTGTTCTTATATTTTCATTCTCTCTAACTTCGAAATTCAAATGtattattcaatatattctcaTTGTTATCAATAAGAGAATTCTCATCACGAGAGTAATGTTCTAGTATAACAGCAAAAACTAAccttattattaaattactcagtttttGAGCTGCTAATGAatattcaatttgttcaatccAACTATATTATACCGTTTGTTCTTACCTTTTCAGTTTCTCTCTAACTTTGAAATTCAAATGtattattcaatatattctcaTTGTTGTCAATAGGAGAATTCTCATCACAAGGGTAATGTTCTAGTATAACAACAAAAACTaactttattattaaattaaataatgaaataattcTTAAAAACTGTCAGCTTATTACAGAAAATATAACTACTAACTGAATCGGGTTTGAATCCTCTCGGCATGAGAAATGATGCTCAATTCAAATTGCCTTGATTTGTGTGACACCGGTGAATTTACAGCACTGGCTGAGCTTGGATTTGGATGTGCTCATCCTAAGTTCACAGCTTGGAGGAGGGGGTTGCAGTGATTGGTGTGAAAGCATTCCTAAGAAGACCTTCTTGAGCCAACGTTACAATATGCTGCCCACACACAACATTTCACTTCATGATTTCAATTTTGagaaaatttacatataaaacaTGTGAGTTTTAGAAATCAATGcgatggaaccaattgaactaaaagctcgagctgatagttaagaccCAAtcgtagatcttatattaattagagcctcttggaccaaacggtcgaaGGTTCGAGTCCTGTCgacctcattaatttgttgaATTAAACACACATGGTGGGATGGACCTGTGTTGTGCACGATGCAAGCCTAAGAGACATTTGCATGTAAGGgtatgtcagagattaatataagatatatgattggatctcaactatcagcttgagcttttagttcaattggttccatgacaatcGAAACTCTGAAAAACTGGCATAAAACATTTAGTGTCATTATttccataaattaaaaaaaaaaatttgaaaacttCGTATTTTAAAATATGGAAACTCATAGGATGTGATGTGTTTTTAAAACTATATCGATAAATTCTAATATTTCTGGATCTTGTACAAcctttcaaaatgaaaaaatctccttttttttcttactaTGACTTGTATGTACTTTTTTTTAAAGACGGCATTCATCAAGGAACTTGACACAAAAAAAATCGATAGGCCACTTTAACTTTGAAAATGTCTTGTTAGTTCCCATGAACTTGTTTAATGTGACATGATTAACCTTTTATTGCTACGTGGCAGTATAAGAGGTGAATTGGACAAGTTGAGGCGTGTATCACTTTAATCAAGTTCAGGAGACAATAAAAGCAACAAGTCACTTCTCTTTCTGGTTTTCATTTCCGTTCAGTTTTTGTATCCAATTCCATGTAACATATTGTAAAACAAATTAACATATCCGGTAAGATTGCCTACCTCTCCCTTTCTGTTAAACATTTGACCGCTTACAAAACCTCGTGCGTGGGAGGCAGCAGGACTGTTAATCTGTAACATGTCCAGAAACATAAAAATTTGGTGGAAACTCAAATGTCAGAAAAAAGAAAGACTACTAGAACTTACCACAAATAATAACCAGTCATCCGCTCGGAAAGACCGGTGGAACCACATCCTGCAAAAACCCCATAGGTGATACTAATAAACGATCCCCTCAACTAATGCATTTTCTGTACAATGCAAAGATCGAGAGAATAAATTATACTTTCAATAGGATGAAGATACTTACGAATGGTCCAGACTAACAGAAGATGTCTTCAAACCCTTAGCACGATGTGGATTCAAGCTCACTCCAAGAAATATAAGATCTGAAGCATATGCCACGACACATCTGCCAAGACCATTTTATGATATGTTAGAAATCAACATGTTTTACAGAAGTTTACATTGTCCATCACAATATCTGATGAGGAACTCACAAAAACAGAATTGCGGAACAGCAAACCACaacaataatgataaaaaaatgtaGAAAAACGAAGAGGGCTTTATTAATCTGTTAatggaaaacaaaaataagcTAGAAAGAAAAACGTAGCATTGTTAAGCAATGCTGAGGGAAATCCCCTCCCCCCTAGCTGTAGCTAAGATCCTAACAAAACTGGAAACTCAACAATCTGGCTTCCGTAACAATACAGTCCCCCCTACAGAACTGCCAACACTCTCTCCCATGCATAGCAAACTTTTCCTGCCCCACCCTTAGACTTAGGGTCCATAAGCTCCCATCTGTCTTCTGGAATGACATTCAAAATCTTTGTCCATGAACAAAATGGGCTGATACAGTTCTGTCAACATTCTCAGCCCCTCCGCTATTTATCATTACCACAATGGGTGACACAGTAATTATGTTTCTTGGCCATTGCTATTGGCACGCATTTGTCTTATGAGTTCTCAATTTCATGCTTGAAGACATCATTAGTTCTGATACATGCAAACAGTTAAGAAACAGACCAATATAGACCTAATGTGGCACAAAATGCACCACCTTCAGTTCAAAAGAGAAggcattcatatatatatatatgcacaaCCAATTTATTTTACAAGCAAAAGAAACCAACAGCTGGATATGTTTAAAGCACTGTTGTTAGAATCGTACGATTCACGATtcgattcagctctatttcgaACCAAATCTATAGCGTGAATCTAAATTGTAATAGAACCTTATGATTCGCGATTTGAATCATACGATTAGGTTCAACACTATTTCAAGTCAGAttttcatcattgttcatcaaaaacttcaacaacactAACTACTAAATCCACCATCCTCTAGTCCGAttgttatttatcaaattatcaACTCAAACTAGTTTTATTCCATCATTATAAGTTGACAACAAAGCAAAAGAGAGTCAAAAACTCAAAATCTCCATCTCCACTAAATTATTAAACAGGATCTGATTtgtgaattagttttattaggatTGCATATGCATTAGATTTGAATTGTAAGTACATGGTTGATATGATTTCTTTTTTGACAATAAAATTGTATTTCTagactaatattttatttttttataatattatgaatttgaactgaatcttacaattcgattcgattcacgagtcacgattcacaaaatgtagatttcaattcaatttgaTTCACGAGTCACAAGTAGAATCTCGATTTGACAACTATGGTTTAAAGAAGAGAGTATTGATCCATGAAGGTATAAGTAGCGAATCCTGAACAGTTTGGAACAATGCTACTATAAAGATAAATGTGAGTTTTCATGAAGTCAATTACCTATGCAAAGCCTGGTCATCAGAAAGTTTTCCTCTTGCTCTAAACCAGTACCTCAAGCTGTcataaaattcataagttgggCATCAAAAATGTAAAATCCCACAAGGACATAAAGTAGGTTTCTATTCCATCAGTATCAATTGGAAAGCCATTATTCAAGATGAGAACAGTCATTATGATAAGATAGTCCTACCATGGAGGAGATTTTGTCTGATTAGTGTTGGTGTTTGGTTCACAAAATCTTATCTCCATGGGCCAAGGGACAAAATCTTTTGAGGCCACCTTGTTCCGATAGGTCCTGAAACAGTCAATGTAGCTTTtaactttaattcaaaaaaaaaatcataaataataaCTCAAACCATGACAGTACAATGAAGAGAAACCTAAAACATCATATAAATCCAATGAACAATAGCAATACAAAGGAGAAGCTAATCACATTTGAAAGTGTAATACCTTGGAAGTTGAGGATCAGTTAAACGTCTCTCTCGGAGCTCCTCCAGTGACAGAAGCTGTGATGATCAGTGTTCAAAACCCGCAACAGCAATGAGCTTAAGTACATAAAAGACTGGAACAACATTTCATTTACCATCTCTGGTTCTGGAACTTTTGGCATTGTTATTTCTTGGTGCTCAAAGCCACCTTCTTCTTTCTGTAGAATTCACATAAAATATAATGAGATGTTGCAACAAATCATAAACAGCTATCACATCAGCATATATTTGAAATGTATAGATggtttatttcaataaaagaataaataatgGACTGGTCTAAAGATGAGAGTACTATTACAATCTGTACAAGTTGATGAATTTGACAAAAAGAGATGGTCTCTGAATTATCAGGTTCTATCTTAATCGGAAAAAAATGTGGCCAACAAATGATGTATCACTGCACCCAAATGAACCAAACATTATGATATCAAATACT encodes:
- the LOC136216925 gene encoding F-box/kelch-repeat protein SKIP4, with protein sequence MEERILQLEDRQTQLISGLPDDIALFCLARVPRKYHTVLKCVCRRWRDLVCSQEWYAYRKQHNLSETWIYALCRDKFEQMCCYVLDPDSSRRYWKLIQGLPPRCLKRKGVGFEALGKKLYLLGGCGWSEDATDEAYCFDISRNSWSEAASMSTARCYFACQALDGKIYAIGGLGSKSCDPHSWDTYDPHTNIWELHSDSNVIYDVEDSIVLDGKIYIRCGASVVSSHVYAVLYDPLNGTWQHADADMVSGWHGPAVVVDGTLYVLDQSSGTRLMMWRKNERDWLAVGRLSQLLTRPPCRLVAIGKKIFIIGKGLSTVVFDIEKSKNMEGVMISSSIPRLNSEDDVISCRALAL
- the LOC136216926 gene encoding uncharacterized protein, which codes for MALNNPPTETLTTAVENSRGPEESEPVTGEEDDEEEVGEQELEKLEMEAEEMAKKILEYRATLPDQLKTTLTSILSSQRPSLPDIDSGSDPGPARESTSDSGEQGKSSQPALPTVRDQKNAEKLRLLKERISSNISAMPIVTNRVKECMSKIENLDSYSGSIHPAFKKKKTS